The Chitinophaga niabensis genome segment GAACTGTTTATGGATATGATGAAGAATTACTTCGATATTCGCCCTTAATTAATTATGCCATTCAAAATCCTCTTTTCCTGGGAGGAACCCAACAAATACCAAATAATGTAAATTTCGCGCTTCAGAATAACAACCTTGTTTCTATTCTCATGAATACCTCATATACTTACAAGTCACGTTATGGGGTCTATTTCAGCGCTAGAAAAGATGGCTCAAATCTCTTCGGCGTTTCTACAAACAATAAATACAAACCATTGTGGTCACTAGGTGGACGATGGAACATTGGCAACGAGATGTTCTACAAGGCAACTTGGCTCCCAACACTGGCTTTAAGATTATCTTATGGGTACGCTGGAAATTCCAATAACTCAGTATCTGCCTTAGCAACGATCTCACAAGTGGCTTCACCTAATATTTATGGCCAAAATTATGTAACTCCCCTTACTGCTCCTAATCCAAACCTACGTTGGGAGGAAGTTAGAACCTCAAATGCGGGAATAGATTTCGGGTTGTTCAAGGGCAGAGTTTCAGGTACCATTGATGTTTATCGAAAAAAATCTAAAGATGTGATAGCAGCGTTCCCACTTGATCCCTCATTAGGAATTACTGGTAGCCAAATTAGGAAGAATGCCGCGAATCTTACTACAAAAGGTTTTGATTTTGCATTACAAACACAAAATGTCCGCAGTATGATAACGTGGACTACTAATTTCAATGTCTTTTATGCTAAGACCACCGTTTCGAAATTCTTCCAGGAAACAAAGAATGTGCAGACAGGACCAATAATAAGAGAAGGAGACATCTATGGTGCTATCTATGCATACGGATGGGCAGGTTTAGATCCAACAAATGGTGATCCAAGGGGATACATTGGAAAAACTATAAGCAATAACTATCAAGCGATATTTAACGATAGCTTAAAGAATCAACAATATGTAGGTTCCACACTGCCGTTATTATATGGAAATATATTAAATACGATGACCTATTCTGGATTTTCATTAAGTGCAAATATTTCCTATAGGGCTCAATATTATTTCAGAAAACCAAGCATTGATTACAATGCACTTTATAACTCTTCAGCCAACCACAGTGATTATCTCAATAGGTGGCAAAAGCCAGGCGATGAAAAGATAACCAATATTCCGTCAATGCCATATCCAGCTAATGCAAACAGGGATAAATTTTATGCTTATTCGGCGGTTAATTTCGAAAAAGGAGATCACATTCGCCTACAGGACGTCAGGCTTGCCTATACCTGGAATAACAAAGGGGATATTCGGTGGCCGATTAAGGGAGTTGAGCTGTATACCTATATTGGAAATATAAATATACTTCTTTGGAAAGAAACAAAAAGTAACTACGACCCCGATTTTGCAAACTCTATGTTCCCTCCACCAACAACGTATTCTTTCGGATTAAACATCAAACTGTAGCATTTAAATCCTTATCAGATGAAAACAACTTACATAAAAATATCCCTGCTATCACTATTCAGCATGACCGCAATTGTGGCATCTTGCTCAAAACTCTTGGACGAAAAACCAAATCAATCCATTACAACGATTAACACGCTAAAAGATCTCCAGGGTGTTCTTCGACAGCCAAATATGATATCATTTGGTGGCCTTGTGAATATTGGTGCAGATCAGTATGTCCATTCAAATTCCGCTTATTCTACAATGGCAATTAACTTTCAGAATGCATACCGCTGGGATAAAGATGCTCTGTTTGACATATGGTCGGGTGCATACAGAGGAATATATGCTGCAAATCTGGTGCTTACAGAAATGGAGAGGATCAAAGAAGGTACTGAATTTGAGAGAAATGATTTACGGGGGCAAGCATTATTTTTCAGGGCATTTTCTTTGTATCAATTGACACAGGTGTATTGTCGGCCATATGGACCAGATGCTCAAACAGCGCTTGGTTTACCATTGCGGTTAACCCCTAATGTTGAAGAGAAAATTTCAAGGGCGAGTTTGCAAGAAACTTATAACAAGATCATTGGCGATACTAAGGAAGCAATAGGTTTACTTCCGCTCAGAAACATAGCGATTAATTTGCCAGGTAAGATTTCCTGTTATGGATTTCTTGCAAAAATGTATTTGAGCATGAGAGAATATTCCGAAGCTGAGAAATATTCCAGCCTTTACCTTGCTGAAAGCCCACAATTATTAGATTACAATACTTTGGACACTTTAGCAAATCCCAGCATTCCGAGGATTAATCTTGAAAGCACATTTGACGCAGGAATGACTTCCGTTAGCACGAACGCAGTTGTCACCGCAAATCCTATTTTGATCCAATCCTATCATACAAATGATCTTCGAAAAAAAGTGCTTTTTATGATAAATGCAGACGGCAGTGCTGTTTTTAAGGGTAGCTACTTTAGATCTGTAAGCAATCAAGGTTATTGTGGAATAGCGACTGATGAAGTTTATCTTATCCGTAGTGAATGTTTGGTACGGTTAAATCGAATTGAAGACGGTTTGAAAGATCTGAATTATCTCCTGGTTAGGCGGTGGAAAACCAATCGTTTCACACCCGTTCAAACAACTTCCAAAGAGGATGCTATACAGATCCTTATTAATGAACGAAATAAGGAATTAATATTCAGAGGAACAAGATGGTCAGACCTCCGTAGATTAAATGAGGATGGAGCGAATATCAGTTTGTCAAGAACCATTAATGGCGTAACCTATAATTTACCAGCTAAAGATAACCGTTGGATATGGCTGATTCCAGCTGAAGTTATTAACCTAAGCGGTATCCAACAAAACGAGAGGTAAATTATCTTAATTAAACATCAAGGGGATGAAATTTAAAATATTGATGTTAGTCGCACTTAAAATTACGTGTACTCATCAGATCAAAAGTCAGAACATAAATACATATCCGAAAGGTAGTATTCAAAAAAATGCGGATCTGATGTGGTCAGACCGGCCAAAATTAACATACGAAATCTCGACTGATCGTGTGACATTCTTCTCAAACTTAGAGATCCGGAGTTTAGAATATCGAGAGTGGGGAATTTCTTTTTGGAAGGCATTTCCCCATGACCAAAGGCGTTTTACATGGTTTGAGGAAACCGTGGCCATTTCTCCCAGGTATTTCGTAGATCCCAAACTAGCTGCTCAAGATAGAATTCTTGAAAGTTATCAAGCAAAAATCGATTACAGTGCTAAACAAAAATGGGAGTTGCAATATCAGAAGTTCCGTAAAGAATATATGGAATCACCTATTGTTACATCGACGAAGAAATGGGAGTTGAAGTTTGCAGAATTGAGTAATTCCGTCATGATGGGAATGTATCCAGACAATCAGGGTCGTAAACACTTTAATTATGTAAGTTTTGTCAGAAACCTTCTAAAGTATGCAAAATACTATTATGAAGAAATTCCATACAAGCCATATAAAACTACGCCCGTTTTAAGTGATAAAATTACTAGCACATTGTATGTTCCTATCGAACATCCTCGATTCTTAAATATGACTGTCGATGACCAAAAGAACATGCTTAAGATGATAATAGAATCAGAGGTGGATAAGAGACTGAAAGAATTTGCAGCGAAAAAACTATCTGTTATATCATTGAAAGATATTCCATTAAACTTAGCAGGCCTAACCCCAGATTCAAACCACATTGATTTAAAAGACTATTTAAACAAGTTAGTCTTCGTAGATATCTGGTCCATCGGCTGTTCCAGTTGTATAGCCATGATGCCGAAATTAAAAAAGGTCTATGAAAAGTATAAAACCAGAGGCTTTACGGTACTATCAGTAGACGTTTCCGGCCCAAAGTATTACCAACAAATAATGAGGATTCATCATGAGATTGGTGCAGATTGGCCTTTTATGTTATTAAATAACGATCAGTATAATACGCTTTTCTCAACTTATGGCATGCTCGGAGTTCCGCAGACGTTTTTAGTTGGAAAAGACGGAAAAGTCATTATGTATAAGGATCAGGTATCGTCTCCTGAAGGGTTAGAGGAATATCTGAATAAATATTTTAGTGATTTATAAAAGCAAGTTATGGGGAATACATCCCGGTAACTTTAAAACGGATTTTTGCTAATCAATATACGCTGTGTACTCAAACTTGAAAATCACATAAAACTGATAAACGATGGCGTAAATGCTATACGCCATCGTTTATTTAAATCCATTTAAGGATTAAGGTTTCTTTTCAATAACTCTACCATTAGGAAGGGTAATTGTTGAACTTGAATTGTCTGCAATTGCTGCGCTGATATCGCTTTGGAAACTGTAGTTTGTAGCGTCATCAATTTTGGGTTTCCCTGTGTAAAGGGTGTTACCAAATCTTGCAAGAGATTCAGAAGAAGTGTAAATTTCCCCTGCGTTCAATGCATCAATGGTACAAACTTGTGCTAAACCAGTGCAAGATGGGCTTGTTGAAACTACATAATCCAATGGATTCAATTGTGAACCACCAGAAACCAATTCAAAAGTTTGGAAAGCGAAAGTCTTTTGAACAGGAGCTTTAAAAGCGAAAGCTGCTACAGCTGCAATGGCGAGAACTGCCAGACCGAGAAATTTGTTTTTCATGTGTTTTTGTTTTTAATGATTAATGAATATTAGAAAAAATTATGGACGCTTGTAGACCATTCTCCCATTGGGTGCTAAGTACCATATAGAGATTGTATAAGCAAGTGCGTCGTTTATATCAGTTTGTAAACTTGATCCTGCTACATCAACTTTGGGTTTACCCGCAAATGCTACATTACCTTTGACAAGTGCCTCGACGGTTGTATATACTTCTGCGCTTGTCAGAACGTCAAGCGCACAGATTTCTGCAAATCCAAGAGTACAAGTTCCGCTAATCGGACTGGTATAATCTAATGGATCAAAACGATTCCCTCCAGAAGCAAGTTCAAATGTTGCGAATGCAACACCTTTTTGATGCTGTATTTCATCCCTACCTGAACGTTCTTTATTGGTAATAAAGCGTGAAGGAATTCCACCAAACGTAGCGCACAGAAATATTAATAAAATGGCCTTTAATAATAATTTACTTTTCATGAGGTTAATTTGAACGTTATCCACGAACTAATCTCCTAAAGTTCTGACCCCAAATGGTTTTTTTCACGATTATTAGCGCCACTATGGCCAACAGAACAAACCCGATATTGAAGTATATATGTTGTGTCCATGTCATATTCTGAAGAATGCCACCGCAACTGCACGGCACATCCTTGGAAAAAGTTAATATACCGATCAGGTAAACTGTAAATATTGTCATCAATGCCAGTGAAGCTAAAATTCCGGCACACTTTGTCCGGTCGAAAATCAGCATCAAGGCAAGAACTATTTCTATGGCAGGTAAAAAGATAGCTACAAATCCTGCGGTGGATTCCAGTAGCGGAGATTTCGCTAACTGGCCCTTGAAAATTTCATATTCAAAGATCTTGCTGAATGCTGCGTATCCCCAAAGGCAAATAAATAGAACTACGATGGTTTCAAAAATGATGCGCTGAACTTTCATTCTTAACATTTTTTAAAATTGTGGGTTATCATTCTCTGTCTGGTGGGAACCAAAGAAGATAGCTTTTCAGGTGATACTTTAAATACGAAACCACACGGCGATTTCTTTTCATACCATTTGGCATTAAGTCTATGGACGCCGGTAATGTAAACAAGACGGATTCGTATTCGTTGATTTATACAAAAAGGAAAGTATAAAGGAATTATGTTTTTATATGGGCTAAGGTTATCAGTCGATGCATAAATTGGAATTAAGGGTTACTGTGTTATATGGTTACTGTGTCTCTAATTTCTTGATCAAAACTAATTCACTTTGTATTCACCACCAAGAAAAAACAGTTATCCGATTCCGTTATTTCACTGCACTATTTGTGCACCTGAAAATTGCTCGGAGGCTTTCCAAAAATCTTTACAAAAGCGCGGGAAAAATTGCCGGTCGTACGGTATCCTAATTTAATTGCGACTTCTTTAACCATAGCACCTGATTCCAATAGTGCTTTACCATATTCCATAGATATTGTCAGATGATAGTGAGAAATTGTCACACCATATAGTGATCTGAAACCTTTGGAAAGCTTGCTTTCTCTCATTTCAGCGTCTAAAAGCAGGTCAGTTATTTTGATATGCTGGAAAACCCTACATTGGATTAAATGCCGGACCTGGTGTATTGTTTTGGTATCTGTGTCAGAAAGCATCATGGGTCACATATACTGTTATCAATCAAATAAAAAGAGAGGTGGCATCATAAAATTAAAATCATAACCCGCGGTCAAACAGCAGTGCGAAGATTTTATTTTCCTAAAAGATTCACCCGGCCATACCGCTTTTTTACTCTTCTTAAATCATACTTGCTGCCTGTATTTGGTTGATCTGCCGTCATTGCGAGCGAAACGAAGCAATCTGCAAATGGATTGCTTCGACATTGCGTGTTTCGCAATGACCTCACCGTGAAGTCGTGAAATTGAATAATATTGTGTTCTAGCAGAAGACATTGGCCGCGAAGCAATCTTTAAGGAACAGGAAGCCCAGCTGGCACATCGATTTTAATAGGGCCACCCGGCGATATTTTATATTGATCTCCATTTTTGGGATCGGAAAGGCTCATATCCAACAGCAAACCATCCTCCGTTATGTATCCCTTATGAGAAGCGGGATTGCCATACCATACGGTATATGGGGGAATATTCTTTGTTACCACACTACCCGCACCAATAAATGCGTACGCACCAATAGTAACACCACAAATAATTGTGCTATTCGCACCAATTGAACAGCATTCCTGGAGGTGTGTCTGTAAAAAACGTTGTGGATAGACCTTCGACTTGGGAACACGGTCATTGGTGAAAGTAACATTGGGGCCAACAAAAACATTATCTGCTATTTTTACGCCATCCCAAACCTGCACGCCGGATTTAATGGTGACATCGTTTCCGATAATAACCTCATTTTCAATAAAACAATTACAGTTGATATTGCACTCTTGTCCGATCACCGCACCTGGCAGCACCACTGTAAACTGCCAGATTCGTGTGCCATTACCAATGGCTTTACACATTACATTCGCAAGGTCGTGCACAAAATAGCTTTCTTTAAAGTCCTTCTCCTTCATCGTATCTTCCTCCTTCACAATTGCAAAGGTACTTTGGGGGGATTACTTTAACCCAATCGAAAATCGCTGAGGTGTTCAAGGATACCATCCCCTGGTTAGATTTTTTCAGTACTTGTTGTTAGTATTGACGGGCTTTGTATGCATAACTTCTTCAATAAGTAATTCTACTCAAAACAGCTAACCGTATTTATGCGCTTAATGCAAAACGGATCAGCCTTTACAGGCATTTTTGCGCTGAGGAAATGTCGTTCAAATCAAAACAGGTTATATACTTATGGAATCTGTAAATATATTGCATCCAGTGCATGGCTATCGCCATGTATTTCTCCGAAAATGCTGTAGGCAAATAACCTGGGTAAAGAAAACCGCCTTAGAGGCCGTTTATGCGCCCAGTAATCGTACGCCCAAATTATTTTATTTAATTGTTTTAAACCTAACGTGATGATCAGTTATTTTACAAGATTACGCCTGGTAGCCCTGGTATTCCTGATTGCCTTCTATTCTTCCTGTCAGCAACACAGCCACGAGCTGATACCCAACGAAACATACCAATACGCAGAGGAAGTAAAAAGTTACCTGAATTCCCAACGGTATGTCGTTCCAGGGCTGGGTAATGAATTTGGCGATAGCCTTTTCCGGCAGCTGGATGTGTCCGGAATTAAGAAGATCAGCTGGAAAAACTCCGAACTGATCATTGCTCCCTTAAAAAGCAACAATCCAAACCGTTCAGCGAAGGTCCTCTTGGAATTCAAGAACAATAAGCCAGTAGGTGGCACTTTGATTGAAGTGAATGCCACGGGAGCCGGGGATAAGGCCGGGGACCAACTGCAAAACTTCCTGAACAAAAAGCCGCTCAATTTTACGGGCAGGTTCAAAGCAACCTCTTTAAGCAATGGCGGTCATGAGCTATTGAGCTATACTTTGCAAAAGGGAAAGCTCCTGCGGGCGGAAATTGTTCAACCTGATAGAAGCCGGAATGCTTTGGCAAAAGCAGGTGTTCCAGATCAGCTTGCGGCTGTAGGTGATCCTACTGGTAACTGTGTAACCTGGGTAAGAGTATACTACAACCCGGAAACAGGGGAAATCTATGAAACACTGTACCTGTATACCGTATGTGACGGTGGCGGGGGTGGTTCCGGTACGGGCAATGAAACACAGTATGAATACCAGCAACAGGACCTTTGTGCCAAGGCAAGAAGTTTGAAAGATGATACGGTGTTTATTTCCAAACTGGCCCTACTTAAATATGCCGCTCAGAACATGAACTATGAAGCTGCCTGGGTACATACCAACCAGCCAGCAAACGGAGGCTGGAACCTTTTTACAGGCCAGCCCGATCAGCACCACATCCAGATGAACATGAATAATTTTTCGGATAATTCTGTTCAAGGAATGATGCACAATCATTTTGCCGGGGGATTTTCGATTTTCTCGGTGAGTGATTTAAGAGCCATGTATGATCTCCTGCGCTATAACAAAGTTGAAAATCCTGCAAATTTTTCTTTCACTGTGATTACCAACCAGGGAACAACCTATACCCTGGGGATTGAAAACGTGCAGCGGTTCAGGGATTTTGGAAATAACTGGCTAAACAATGATGTGAATGCCGTGCTCCTGGAAAATCGGTATACGCTACAATATGGCATCTCAAATGATAACCTGCCAGCAGATAACCAGGAGAAATTCATGAACCTGCTTGCTGACAGCAATACCGGGCTGACTTTTTATAAAGGCAATTTCAGCAGCCTGGACAGCTGGCGGCCAATTGTGCGCGATGGCAATAACGAATTCGTAATTATTCCCTGTAGATAAGTAAATTTGAGATATGCAAACGCGGCTCACCATCATACTGTTAGCTCTTCTTTTTTCGGTACGGCTTTTTGGGCAAACGAAAGGGAACAGCAACAAGGAACGATATACCAGAGATCCGGAACTGGCAAAATATACTGGTACCTGGCAATGGAAATCTGACAGCACTATTTTCACCATTGTGCTCAGACAGGTAAAACTTCACTTTTCAGGTACAGGCAAATCCAAAGATGTGATCATTGGCTGGCATTCCTACTATGAAAATGGGGTACTCCTGGAAAGCAGCCAGGACAGGATAGCTTCAGCCCCGCTGAAAGAAATGGAGGATACCCTGCTGGCTAAAGTGGCCACCATTACCGCTACCACACCCACCAAACCTTCGACCCTTAGCATTTATATCCATGACCTGACCAGGAAACGGGAGTTTTCCGGTCATCTGGAGCTGATACCCGGTAAACCTGATGCTGCAATATGGGAAACTGAGTACCGGAGCAAAATGGAATTCTATTTTAAGGATAAGCCCCCGGCATATATGTCCGGACGTACAGTTCCTACGGGCATTGTGATGCGGAAGATCAGATAGTGTGCACTCAGCTATTCAAAATGACCTGAGAATTTAAGATGGAAGAAAATGTAGGTGGTGGAATCGTAATTTATGACATAAAAGATATTCTGATGAAAAAAATCTTTTTGGCAGGTGCTATTATAGGGTTGCTGCTGGTGCTTTTAAGCTTATTGGCCAAGGTTAATCATTGGGATGGTGCAAGCACCATGCTGAATTTTGGGATTGGGGGATTTGTATTACTCGTGGTTTGTGGTGGAATACTGATTATGCAATCCAGCAGAGGTGTAAAGCGATAAAGGCAAGTTTAAGGATGGGCTTCCGGATGCTAAATGCATCCCGGAAGCCTTTTATATTTACAGGTGTTGTCGTAATGCCGGGTATATCAGCTTTTGTTTTGCGGGTGAAGCAAAGCATCTGTTTATGATATGCTTCCAGCTACCAATTGTATCCGAACAGAGAATTAAAATCTTGGTGCTATGATGTGCTTGCTGATCTTTTTTAAATTATGGGGGTAAAAGAATTCCAACTTTGTAACCTCAAACCCTAGTGTAGGATCGACTACAAAAGGTTGTGCCAGGAAGGCGGAGATATCGGGAGATAATTCCCAGATGACCGAACCCCTGTTTCTCCATCCATTGACTGCGGGTTCGGCCTTATATTTAGGTTTCCCGTAAATCCGGTTTAGATACGATTCCACCTTGCGGCCTAAGTCGTTGATCCAAAGGGAAATCTTTATAACAATACCGTTGCTATCAGCAGATAAGAAAACATACCGAAGTTGTGTCCCACCAATCAAAGAATCCTGTGATTGCCAGACATATAAGCCGATGTCAGAAGGAAAAACCTGGAATAAATTCCTATCGGGGAACGAAGAAAAGTGCGACACACCCTTGATCGCCTTTATATTTTTTCCTAATTGGACATCGCCAAAACCACTATCGTTCAATTTAACCTGAGCATTTAAGGACATAGAAGCCAGTTGAAGTTAGGATAATAAGTATGCCAGCTCGTTTACTCTTCATTTGAATGTAGAATTGAAAGCGCTCCCGACACAGCTCATTGTTATAAAGGCCGAAGCGCAAAATAAAATTCAATCAATTGAATGTTGTTTAAATAAAAATAACGCAAATATTTCATCTGTTCTAAAAACTTATCGTGTAACAAAAAAGGGAGATCAGTCTTTCAACTGTCCTACCGGAACCTTTTATGTTTTTACGCTGATCTCCGCAATGCGGAGTGTTTCATCGGCACCTGCCATGCAGGGCACTAAGTAATGAGATGGCGATTTACCCAGCAGTCGAGTGCTTCAGTATTCCTATCATTACTGTTTAAACCAAAAACATAATAAAATGAGAAAAAACACGCGAGCAGCTAATGGCTGATCTGATTATTGAACATTGCAGGAAAAATAAGCTCACCTGGCATGACCTTGGTGATATTGCAGAGTGGGATTATGAGTATGTCAGGGAGATTTTATTGGGAGAAGTAGATGATAAGGCTTTTTGTGAGCTAAAAGAAATTGCAGAAGCGCTTGGAATTAATGGCTTAGAAAAGCTAAGGTACAACCAGCTAAAAACTTTGATGGCTGCACATTATATCAGCCGTACAGAATTAGCTGAACATATTGGGGTCAGTCCAAACACCATCACCAACTGGGCCAAAAACGCAAGTCAGCCACGAATTGACGAGCTGTATGCAATGGCTGCATTTTTCAGGTGCTGTCCTACAGAATTATTAGGGTAAAAGATATGGCTGCTCCTATGAGCGGCCATAATTATATTTAAAATAATAGTTGTTATTGCGAGTGTGGCGAAGCAATCTTTTGTGTTGGATTGCTTCATCACTGTGTTCTTCGCAATGACATTGCAGCAGTGTAGCGAAGTGGATAAAACCTATCGTTTAAGCCGCCAGCGGATTAGCAGGCAGTTCATGTTATCTGCTAATTAGTTCCCGAACGAAATCCAGCGCAAACTGAGCCTGTTCCTTGTTGTGAGCAACGTCCGAATGAGCGGCGGAATTTCTCATTTCCTTTATTTGGTTAATCGCGGGTATATCCAATTCAGTAATAATATTTTGCTGTAAGGCATGCCGTATTAGATCATTAAACCTGTTTCGTGAAACATGGATTTTCTTTTCAAAAAGTTTTTTGTAAAGATGACCTTCCAGGACTTTCAGGGCCTCCAGGATCGAATGAGAAAAGTAACCATCCTGGAACAACCTTGATGCGCTTTCCAGGTGCCTTATTTTTTGTAATTCTATTGCGTAAGCAATTTTTAATCGCTGAAAATGAGCGTTCCATTTGGTAACATAGTAGGAAATTACGATTGCCACCATGGACATAATAATTCCAATCGCAGGCGCCACCACATCTTTACTGGAAGCTGCCTTTTCGGACTCCGAATTAAATAGCTTGTATATGACCCAATTAAGTACAATAGCTACGGGTGTGCAAAGGGTAATGATAAAAATGAAATATGCAGCATATGGAAGGAAAACAAACAGTTTCTTGCTGCCAAATTTTGTATCACTGGCCATGTGTTCTATGACGTACAAGTAAAGGCTACATGAAAAGCTTAGGACGACCACCAAAAAGTAATCCGCCAGCGTGAATTGCAGCCAGCCTAAGTCTACCAGGATATTTTTCAGTTCATCTTTAAAAGCACTAAGAGAGATAAATACCGCGGCAAAGCCTAGTATGATTTCATATTTGTTTTTGATCTTATCCATTCCTGGGGGTTTGAAAAGTGATAAAGTAGTTAAAAACAATTTACCAGAAGTAACGAGTGTCTTGTAGATGGGGTTTTAAATCAGGACCGAAGGCACCTTCATGGTTACATTATCAAACAGGTAGGAATAAATACTGCGTTCCGGAACCTGAAGCTCTCCTGTATCAGTCTGCATATCAGGCACCTTAATTGTCATGATCCACCTGTGATCCACAAAAGTATAGTCCGGGAAGTGCTTTTCGCATATGCTTTGAAGTTTTTTGAAATCTTCTTTTAACCTCCCGGATGGGTCATTTGCCAGATCTTGAAAGTAAATGCGATAAATGGGCGGCGTCATATCTTCATAAGTTAGCATTTGGGTAAACATGTAATCCTCTTCATAGAATAAAGTGTAATAACGGCACAATAAAGACACACACAGTACCAGCCGCCGCTGCCGCTCTACAATATGTGGGGCCTGGTCTATGTTGTCCAGATTGATGCCCAGATAGTAATTTGGAAACTGCATATAATCGCAACTCATCACATTTTTCCAGTGCTGCTTTGCTTCCAATTCCAAAGGCCTTAAAGGACTGTCTACCTTTCCGATAAGGCTATTGATTTTCGTTGCCGTTATAGCATTACGTTTGCCGGCTTTAACTTCAAAATCCCTTTCCTGGATAGTGGAATAGAAAAAATGAACACGGTCTAGCAGTTCCTGAATGATTTTCTGGCTCATGATTTATTAATTAGTTGAAATGCCATTTGGGAATGTAAGATAAAGCAGTGGAGGTAAAAATTGTTACATCATTGGCACAGACATTTTTTTAAATTCTCAAAACGATTTCACTAAGCTTTGTTTTGTTGCTCTATAATTTCTATCAGTCGCTTTAACCGTACTTCAATCGGATCAGTTACTCTTTTGTGCTGTCCGCTACGCAGTATGTTTAAAGACTTTTCAATGAATCCATGCACGTCGGTAACAATAACGCCTGGAAACAATTTAACCGGTGCCGGTGGTAGGGTTAAGTCCTGGAATTTGTTATGGTACTCGTTTGCTGTCATGAATATGAAGTTAGTTACTTAACTCAACAAACAATAGCACCTTTTCAATAAAGTAAGGACCGATCATTTAAA includes the following:
- a CDS encoding TlpA family protein disulfide reductase, translated to MKFKILMLVALKITCTHQIKSQNINTYPKGSIQKNADLMWSDRPKLTYEISTDRVTFFSNLEIRSLEYREWGISFWKAFPHDQRRFTWFEETVAISPRYFVDPKLAAQDRILESYQAKIDYSAKQKWELQYQKFRKEYMESPIVTSTKKWELKFAELSNSVMMGMYPDNQGRKHFNYVSFVRNLLKYAKYYYEEIPYKPYKTTPVLSDKITSTLYVPIEHPRFLNMTVDDQKNMLKMIIESEVDKRLKEFAAKKLSVISLKDIPLNLAGLTPDSNHIDLKDYLNKLVFVDIWSIGCSSCIAMMPKLKKVYEKYKTRGFTVLSVDVSGPKYYQQIMRIHHEIGADWPFMLLNNDQYNTLFSTYGMLGVPQTFLVGKDGKVIMYKDQVSSPEGLEEYLNKYFSDL
- a CDS encoding helix-turn-helix transcriptional regulator, whose protein sequence is MADLIIEHCRKNKLTWHDLGDIAEWDYEYVREILLGEVDDKAFCELKEIAEALGINGLEKLRYNQLKTLMAAHYISRTELAEHIGVSPNTITNWAKNASQPRIDELYAMAAFFRCCPTELLG
- a CDS encoding MauE/DoxX family redox-associated membrane protein → MKVQRIIFETIVVLFICLWGYAAFSKIFEYEIFKGQLAKSPLLESTAGFVAIFLPAIEIVLALMLIFDRTKCAGILASLALMTIFTVYLIGILTFSKDVPCSCGGILQNMTWTQHIYFNIGFVLLAIVALIIVKKTIWGQNFRRLVRG
- a CDS encoding helix-turn-helix domain-containing protein — translated: MMLSDTDTKTIHQVRHLIQCRVFQHIKITDLLLDAEMRESKLSKGFRSLYGVTISHYHLTISMEYGKALLESGAMVKEVAIKLGYRTTGNFSRAFVKIFGKPPSNFQVHK
- a CDS encoding acyltransferase encodes the protein MKEEDTMKEKDFKESYFVHDLANVMCKAIGNGTRIWQFTVVLPGAVIGQECNINCNCFIENEVIIGNDVTIKSGVQVWDGVKIADNVFVGPNVTFTNDRVPKSKVYPQRFLQTHLQECCSIGANSTIICGVTIGAYAFIGAGSVVTKNIPPYTVWYGNPASHKGYITEDGLLLDMSLSDPKNGDQYKISPGGPIKIDVPAGLPVP
- a CDS encoding DUF6965 family protein, which translates into the protein MTANEYHNKFQDLTLPPAPVKLFPGVIVTDVHGFIEKSLNILRSGQHKRVTDPIEVRLKRLIEIIEQQNKA
- a CDS encoding DUF6705 family protein, whose translation is MQTRLTIILLALLFSVRLFGQTKGNSNKERYTRDPELAKYTGTWQWKSDSTIFTIVLRQVKLHFSGTGKSKDVIIGWHSYYENGVLLESSQDRIASAPLKEMEDTLLAKVATITATTPTKPSTLSIYIHDLTRKREFSGHLELIPGKPDAAIWETEYRSKMEFYFKDKPPAYMSGRTVPTGIVMRKIR
- a CDS encoding RagB/SusD family nutrient uptake outer membrane protein, with protein sequence MKTTYIKISLLSLFSMTAIVASCSKLLDEKPNQSITTINTLKDLQGVLRQPNMISFGGLVNIGADQYVHSNSAYSTMAINFQNAYRWDKDALFDIWSGAYRGIYAANLVLTEMERIKEGTEFERNDLRGQALFFRAFSLYQLTQVYCRPYGPDAQTALGLPLRLTPNVEEKISRASLQETYNKIIGDTKEAIGLLPLRNIAINLPGKISCYGFLAKMYLSMREYSEAEKYSSLYLAESPQLLDYNTLDTLANPSIPRINLESTFDAGMTSVSTNAVVTANPILIQSYHTNDLRKKVLFMINADGSAVFKGSYFRSVSNQGYCGIATDEVYLIRSECLVRLNRIEDGLKDLNYLLVRRWKTNRFTPVQTTSKEDAIQILINERNKELIFRGTRWSDLRRLNEDGANISLSRTINGVTYNLPAKDNRWIWLIPAEVINLSGIQQNER